A window of Leptotrichia sp. oral taxon 215 str. W9775 contains these coding sequences:
- a CDS encoding aldehyde dehydrogenase family protein, translated as MAVELQKKYDLFIDGKWVPSSDGGTLKAYSPSTGEELAAISEATAEDVDAAVKAAEKAFESWKKTSPIERQDVLLKIADIIDKNKDFLAAVESMDNGKPIRETSFADIPLGADHFRYFAGAIRSEEGTSKMLDENTLNLILREPIGVVGQIIPWNFPFLMAAWKLAPALAAGCTVVLKPSSHTSLSVLELMRLIADVVPKGVINVVTGSGSKSGSYMLKHKGFKKLAFTGSTAVGQDVYSAACSLMIPATLELGGKSANIFFEDCDMDMAMDGAQLGILFNQGQVCSAGSRIFVQDTIYDKFVERLKNVFEKVKVGNPLDPSTQMGSLIYERHLKDVLNYVEIGKQEGARLVTGGTRIEDGELKNGFFVRPTIFADVTNDMRIAQEEIFGPVVVVEKFHTEEEVIKAANDSIYGLGGGVFTRDLNRAIRVSRGIETGRVWVNTYNQFPAGAPFGGYKQSGIGRETHKVILEHYTQMKNILINLNEKPSGFYETE; from the coding sequence ATGGCGGTAGAATTACAGAAAAAATATGATTTATTTATTGACGGAAAATGGGTACCTTCTTCAGATGGAGGTACATTAAAGGCATATAGTCCTTCAACAGGTGAAGAATTAGCAGCTATATCAGAAGCAACTGCTGAAGATGTTGATGCGGCAGTAAAAGCAGCAGAAAAAGCATTTGAAAGTTGGAAAAAGACATCTCCAATTGAACGTCAGGACGTATTATTAAAAATTGCAGATATAATTGATAAAAACAAAGATTTTTTAGCAGCAGTAGAAAGCATGGATAACGGAAAGCCAATAAGAGAAACTTCATTTGCTGATATTCCATTAGGAGCAGATCACTTCAGATATTTTGCAGGAGCAATAAGAAGTGAAGAAGGAACTTCAAAAATGCTTGATGAAAATACATTAAACCTAATATTGAGAGAACCAATAGGAGTAGTAGGGCAGATTATACCTTGGAATTTTCCATTCCTTATGGCTGCGTGGAAACTTGCTCCAGCTCTTGCAGCAGGATGTACAGTAGTATTAAAACCATCGAGTCACACATCGCTTTCAGTACTTGAATTAATGAGACTTATAGCAGATGTAGTTCCAAAAGGAGTAATAAATGTTGTTACAGGAAGTGGATCAAAATCAGGAAGCTACATGTTGAAACATAAAGGATTTAAAAAACTTGCATTTACAGGTTCAACAGCAGTAGGACAGGATGTATACTCAGCGGCATGTTCGTTAATGATTCCGGCAACATTGGAACTTGGAGGAAAATCTGCTAATATATTCTTTGAAGACTGTGACATGGATATGGCAATGGATGGAGCACAGTTAGGAATACTGTTCAATCAAGGACAAGTATGTTCTGCAGGTTCACGTATATTTGTTCAGGACACAATTTATGATAAATTTGTTGAAAGATTAAAAAATGTATTTGAAAAGGTAAAAGTAGGAAATCCTTTGGATCCTTCTACACAAATGGGATCATTAATATATGAAAGACATCTGAAAGATGTGCTTAATTACGTAGAAATTGGAAAACAGGAAGGTGCACGTTTAGTTACAGGTGGAACAAGAATAGAAGATGGAGAACTTAAAAATGGATTCTTTGTAAGACCAACAATTTTTGCAGATGTAACAAATGATATGAGAATTGCACAGGAAGAAATATTTGGTCCTGTAGTAGTAGTGGAAAAATTCCATACTGAAGAAGAAGTTATAAAAGCTGCAAATGACAGTATATATGGTCTTGGAGGAGGAGTATTTACTCGTGACCTTAACCGTGCAATTCGTGTTTCAAGAGGAATTGAAACAGGACGTGTGTGGGTAAATACATATAACCAGTTCCCTGCTGGAGCACCTTTTGGAGGATATAAACAGTCAGGAATAGGACGTGAAACTCACAAAGTTATATTAGAACACTACACTCAAATGAAAAATATTCTTATAAACTTAAACGAAAAACCATCTGGATTCTATGAAACAGAGTAG
- a CDS encoding YciI family protein, whose translation MKNIFIAVLTYKKSLEEVSKFRPEHLDFLETYYKSGKFIVSGRQTPPEGGIIIANNVTREELESILKEDPFYKNELADFKILEFTPAKYAEEFEKFVK comes from the coding sequence ATGAAAAATATTTTTATAGCAGTACTGACTTATAAAAAATCATTGGAAGAAGTGTCAAAGTTCCGTCCAGAACATCTTGATTTTCTGGAAACATACTACAAATCAGGAAAATTTATTGTTTCAGGTAGGCAGACTCCTCCTGAAGGTGGAATTATAATAGCTAATAATGTTACCAGAGAAGAACTTGAATCTATCCTGAAAGAAGATCCTTTCTATAAAAATGAACTTGCTGATTTTAAAATACTTGAATTTACTCCTGCAAAATATGCAGAAGAATTTGAAAAATTTGTAAAATAA
- the fabV gene encoding enoyl-ACP reductase FabV: MVIKPKLKGSLALTNHPIGAKEFVKRQIDYIKSQDKYTGPKKVLIIGSSSGYGLASRISLAFGAGADTIGVAFEKGIEGKRIGTAGWWNTIAFTEAAKEEGLTAKNFIGDAFSNEMKADVIKYIKEEFGGKIDLLIYSLASGMRTDPKDGVTYRSALKSTKGEIVGPSINIEKDAMEETTMGVATPEEIQSTVKVMGGEDWKLWVDALDEAGVLTDGFKTVAYSYLGPKVTYGIYKDGTIGAAKRDLEHTSDVLNDFLKKKYNGEAYVSLSKALMTKASAVIPIFPLYAALLYRVMKEKGIHEGTIEQKHRLLKDMIYGGKPEIDEERRLRPDNWEMREDVQAEVEALWDKVTPENFKEISDYEGARKEFMQLNGFDFDNVNYDADIDLEELAKLQP; the protein is encoded by the coding sequence ATGGTTATAAAACCAAAATTAAAAGGTAGCTTAGCTTTAACAAATCATCCAATTGGAGCTAAAGAATTTGTAAAAAGACAAATTGATTATATTAAATCACAGGATAAATATACGGGGCCAAAAAAAGTTTTAATAATCGGTTCTTCATCCGGTTATGGACTTGCTTCAAGAATTTCATTGGCATTTGGTGCAGGGGCTGACACTATTGGAGTTGCTTTTGAAAAGGGAATCGAAGGTAAAAGAATAGGAACAGCAGGTTGGTGGAATACTATTGCCTTTACTGAAGCTGCAAAAGAAGAAGGACTTACCGCTAAGAACTTTATCGGTGATGCTTTTTCAAATGAAATGAAAGCTGATGTTATAAAATACATAAAAGAAGAATTTGGTGGAAAAATAGACTTACTTATTTACAGTCTGGCAAGTGGAATGAGAACTGACCCTAAAGATGGAGTCACTTACAGATCTGCACTGAAATCTACAAAAGGGGAAATTGTTGGACCTTCTATTAATATTGAAAAGGATGCTATGGAAGAAACTACTATGGGAGTTGCCACTCCTGAAGAAATCCAAAGTACAGTAAAAGTAATGGGTGGAGAAGACTGGAAGCTTTGGGTTGATGCTCTTGATGAAGCTGGAGTTCTGACTGATGGATTCAAAACAGTAGCGTATTCTTATTTAGGACCAAAAGTTACTTATGGAATTTATAAAGACGGTACAATTGGAGCAGCCAAAAGAGATTTGGAACACACTTCTGATGTGTTGAATGACTTCCTTAAGAAAAAATATAATGGGGAAGCATATGTTTCATTAAGTAAGGCCCTTATGACAAAAGCTAGTGCTGTTATACCTATTTTCCCTTTATATGCAGCATTACTTTACAGAGTAATGAAGGAAAAAGGTATTCATGAAGGTACTATTGAGCAGAAACATAGACTTCTTAAGGATATGATTTATGGTGGAAAACCTGAAATTGATGAAGAAAGAAGACTTAGACCTGATAACTGGGAAATGAGGGAAGATGTGCAGGCTGAAGTCGAAGCATTATGGGATAAGGTTACTCCTGAAAACTTTAAGGAGATCAGTGACTATGAAGGTGCGAGAAAAGAATTCATGCAATTGAATGGTTTTGACTTTGATAATGTTAACTATGACGCTGATATTGATTTGGAAGAATTGGCAAAATTACAACCGTAA
- a CDS encoding XTP/dITP diphosphatase, translated as MKIILATKNKGKIKDFEKLTDKMDIEVLSILDNIDFPDVVEDGKTFEENSAKKALEIAKYTGIITVSDDSGLCVDALNGEPGIYSARYSGEDGNDEKNIEKLLKNLSDVEKNDRKAHFVSVVSIAFPDGTVKSFRGETQGEILFEKEGNNGFGYDPVFYSYDLEKSFGVATIEEKKSVSHRGRAFEKLKKEVLEKL; from the coding sequence ATGAAAATAATATTAGCAACTAAAAATAAAGGAAAGATAAAAGATTTTGAAAAGCTTACAGATAAAATGGATATAGAAGTACTGTCTATTTTAGATAATATTGATTTCCCAGATGTAGTGGAAGACGGTAAGACATTTGAAGAAAACTCTGCTAAAAAAGCATTGGAAATAGCAAAATATACTGGAATAATAACTGTTTCAGATGATTCAGGATTGTGTGTTGATGCGTTAAATGGAGAGCCGGGAATATATTCTGCAAGATATTCAGGGGAAGATGGAAATGATGAGAAAAATATTGAAAAGCTTCTGAAAAATTTATCAGATGTTGAAAAAAATGATAGAAAAGCTCATTTTGTTTCAGTAGTAAGTATTGCTTTTCCTGATGGAACTGTGAAATCATTTAGAGGAGAAACACAAGGGGAAATTCTTTTTGAAAAGGAAGGAAATAACGGATTTGGTTATGACCCTGTATTTTATTCATATGATTTGGAAAAATCTTTTGGAGTTGCCACTATTGAGGAAAAGAAGAGCGTAAGTCATAGGGGAAGGGCATTTGAAAAGTTGAAGAAGGAAGTACTTGAGAAATTATAA
- a CDS encoding DEAD/DEAH box helicase family protein translates to MFYKIILKKANEWHQSSECKIKNIIKYIINKRNLRDAQIEAIKLYLFFKIYCKNKSLVELFCKGYFLENIDLDDLVSKNLGDFLKKNSAARQLYELTLTDKNYDSLKKRIEENYKEIDFEEVFNSFFNNISYANYIYSLPMGAGKTYLMSAFIYLDLYFALNEPTNKSFAHNFIILVPSGLKSSIMPSLKKIKDFDVSWIFPEPIASTLKSKLKFEILDAIKTENKSNKIKNPNVAKIAAYQPYEDMLGVVFLTNAEKVILNKIEKNDMPKLIQLDNETKAANELRETIGKIPNKAIFIDEVHHTASEDIKLNKVIKEWYNKGNINEVVGFSGTPYYEKAEIFEIKSKFTKENIITIKSTDMTNTVYHYPLTNGINNFLKKPKIYSSSDNNPLNIVKEGLIKFFEKYENTYYKDIVSKVAIYCGNIENLEENIYPFVSEFVAKKGLNPNEVILKYHGGNKKYSLPKENELEFLSLNTSLSKKRIILLVGIGKEGWDCSSLTGVILSQKGDCPTKMVLQTSCRCLRQVIRGEKETAIIYLNKENEKLLSSQLNKTQNATLQDFQNGTKTEDIINRYSRMEYLNIPNIEYYKLNIKYTEEIEEKIDIVKNLQNLLLSKQIKEDVIIKEINLKGEVIERNINSIIYGEKVTYTSWLLNISKESFGFITLKKLREYDKDLKEIYEKITVNENILNNIYNHSLINKLIREAFYNKRSLKILREEIPENASILSITELPTIKCEDKKLQYPSDIVTEKILDKDKGNKDINLDELSKEELLKLLKTPEYLNYLSDEDVKELRTKDKTFHYIPYVFTQSSFEKEILEKILSMGNFISDNLEVYYNGDRNIASFRIECYKKEKERIKKIGLYTPDFLIIKREKNMINKVLIVETKGKGFSAQQEFLDKRSYVENEFIKFNNGKYGYSKFDYLYIEDTDNDIIEKLNEKIKNFFKEEK, encoded by the coding sequence ATGTTTTATAAAATTATTCTTAAAAAAGCTAATGAATGGCACCAATCCAGTGAATGTAAAATTAAAAATATTATAAAATATATAATTAACAAAAGAAATTTAAGAGATGCTCAAATAGAGGCTATAAAATTATATTTGTTTTTTAAAATATACTGTAAAAATAAATCTCTTGTGGAATTATTTTGTAAAGGATATTTTTTAGAAAATATAGATTTAGATGATTTAGTATCTAAAAATTTAGGTGATTTTTTAAAAAAAAATTCTGCTGCAAGACAATTATATGAACTAACTTTAACAGATAAAAATTATGATAGTTTAAAAAAAAGAATAGAAGAAAATTATAAAGAAATTGATTTTGAAGAGGTTTTTAATAGTTTTTTTAATAATATTTCTTATGCAAATTATATTTATTCCCTACCAATGGGGGCAGGAAAAACATATTTAATGTCAGCTTTTATTTATTTAGACTTATATTTTGCATTAAATGAACCAACTAATAAATCTTTTGCTCACAATTTTATAATACTTGTTCCATCAGGATTAAAAAGTTCTATTATGCCAAGTTTAAAGAAAATAAAAGATTTTGATGTAAGTTGGATATTTCCAGAACCTATTGCAAGTACTTTAAAATCTAAATTAAAATTTGAAATACTTGATGCAATAAAAACAGAAAATAAAAGTAATAAAATTAAAAATCCAAATGTTGCCAAAATAGCAGCGTATCAACCTTATGAAGATATGTTAGGTGTTGTATTTTTAACAAATGCTGAAAAAGTTATTTTAAATAAAATAGAAAAAAATGATATGCCTAAATTAATACAATTAGATAATGAGACCAAGGCTGCAAATGAATTAAGAGAAACAATAGGAAAAATTCCTAATAAAGCAATTTTTATAGATGAAGTTCATCATACAGCTTCAGAAGATATAAAGTTAAATAAAGTTATTAAAGAATGGTATAACAAAGGAAATATAAACGAAGTAGTAGGATTTTCAGGAACTCCTTATTATGAAAAAGCAGAAATTTTTGAAATAAAATCTAAATTTACAAAAGAAAATATAATTACAATTAAGAGTACTGATATGACAAATACAGTTTATCATTATCCTTTAACTAATGGAATAAATAATTTTTTAAAGAAACCAAAAATATATTCTTCAAGTGATAATAATCCTTTAAATATAGTAAAAGAGGGACTTATAAAATTTTTTGAAAAATATGAAAATACTTATTATAAGGATATTGTAAGTAAGGTAGCAATTTATTGTGGGAATATTGAAAATTTGGAAGAAAATATCTATCCTTTTGTATCTGAGTTCGTAGCAAAAAAAGGACTAAATCCTAATGAAGTAATATTAAAATATCATGGAGGAAATAAAAAATATTCATTACCTAAAGAAAATGAATTAGAGTTTTTATCATTAAATACATCCCTTTCTAAAAAAAGAATTATACTACTTGTTGGAATAGGAAAAGAAGGTTGGGATTGTAGTTCATTGACAGGAGTAATATTATCTCAAAAAGGAGACTGTCCCACAAAAATGGTATTACAAACGTCTTGTAGATGTTTAAGACAGGTAATAAGAGGAGAAAAAGAAACAGCAATTATATATTTGAATAAAGAGAATGAAAAACTTTTATCATCTCAATTAAATAAAACTCAAAATGCAACATTACAGGATTTTCAAAATGGAACAAAAACTGAAGATATTATCAACAGATATAGCAGAATGGAATATTTGAATATTCCAAATATAGAGTATTATAAATTAAATATAAAGTATACTGAAGAAATTGAAGAAAAAATAGATATAGTTAAAAATTTACAAAATTTACTTTTATCTAAACAAATAAAAGAAGATGTAATAATTAAAGAAATAAATTTAAAAGGGGAAGTTATTGAAAGAAATATAAATAGTATTATTTATGGAGAAAAAGTAACCTATACTTCATGGTTATTAAATATTTCAAAAGAAAGTTTTGGATTTATAACATTAAAAAAGTTGAGAGAATATGACAAGGACTTAAAAGAAATTTATGAAAAAATAACAGTAAATGAAAATATTTTAAATAACATATATAATCATAGCTTAATAAATAAACTAATAAGAGAAGCATTTTATAATAAAAGAAGTTTAAAGATTTTAAGGGAAGAAATCCCTGAAAATGCTTCTATTTTATCAATAACAGAACTGCCTACAATTAAATGTGAAGATAAAAAGTTACAATATCCTTCAGATATTGTAACTGAAAAAATATTAGATAAGGATAAAGGGAATAAAGATATTAACCTTGATGAATTAAGTAAAGAAGAACTTTTAAAATTATTAAAAACACCTGAGTATTTAAACTATTTAAGTGATGAAGATGTAAAAGAATTAAGAACAAAAGATAAAACTTTTCATTATATACCTTATGTTTTTACTCAAAGTTCTTTTGAAAAAGAGATTTTAGAAAAGATATTGTCTATGGGAAATTTTATTTCTGATAATTTAGAAGTTTATTATAATGGTGATAGAAATATAGCTTCATTTAGGATAGAATGTTATAAGAAAGAAAAAGAAAGAATAAAAAAAATTGGATTATATACTCCTGACTTTTTAATTATCAAAAGAGAAAAAAATATGATAAACAAAGTTCTTATAGTTGAAACAAAAGGAAAAGGTTTTTCTGCTCAACAGGAATTCTTAGATAAAAGAAGCTATGTGGAGAATGAATTTATAAAATTTAACAATGGAAAATATGGATATTCAAAATTTGATTATTTATATATAGAAGATACAGATAATGATATTATAGAGAAATTAAATGAAAAAATTAAAAATTTCTTTAAGGAGGAAAAATAA
- a CDS encoding site-specific DNA-methyltransferase — protein sequence MAIKYIPYFKDAIQGQALLDNFVRTKRILKYADNNEVKERIERGLPLYETEVTEIVGKESDNLVIRGECISACAYLKENNIKVDLVYIDPPFASGADYAKTVYIRRNPRIEETIKKAEEKLEIEDLKTFEEKMYGDIWNKEAYLNWMYENLMAIKSIMSEIASIYVHLDWHICHYVKILMDEIFGEDNFKNEIIWHYSWGSRIETQWNKKHDTLYMYSKSEKFYFNANEVLEERIISEKTKNRLKYKGAMITDRNKGRGDQEKALPTDVWYIATINGMAMEKVDYSTQKPEALLERIIKASSNKNMIVADFFGGSGVTAKVANDLGRKFIHCDIGINSIETTRDRLKETGASFKIMDIKDGVNLYRNPIQTMDKIKSLIPGLKNEDSVSEFWEGAINDSKLGLVPVYVPNLMDSSTKLLDIVLINKVINLAIPELPDEIKKVIIYYIDIIDKKEINDFIKENLGREIEIELRDLKEILSETVVDDVLEYRILNNEIVIDSFVSDRIIRKINEYNEKMKAQFIVKGGKTKFIEISEEGLELIEMVSLDCTSDKGIWHSDEEIKINKLGYTIENGIKTKKFWDGKIKFLKRPLRIKIRNISGDEIIFNVI from the coding sequence ATGGCTATAAAATATATTCCTTATTTTAAAGATGCTATACAGGGACAGGCACTTTTAGACAATTTTGTCAGAACAAAAAGAATATTAAAATATGCAGATAACAATGAAGTAAAAGAAAGAATAGAAAGAGGGCTTCCTTTATATGAAACAGAAGTCACTGAAATAGTTGGAAAAGAAAGTGATAATCTTGTTATTCGTGGAGAATGTATATCTGCCTGTGCATATTTAAAGGAGAATAATATAAAAGTTGATTTAGTCTATATAGATCCTCCTTTTGCCAGTGGAGCTGACTACGCAAAAACTGTTTATATAAGAAGAAATCCTAGGATAGAGGAAACAATAAAAAAAGCTGAAGAAAAACTTGAAATAGAAGATTTGAAAACATTTGAAGAAAAAATGTATGGTGATATATGGAATAAGGAAGCATACTTAAACTGGATGTATGAAAATCTTATGGCTATTAAATCTATAATGTCAGAAATAGCTTCTATATACGTTCATTTAGATTGGCATATATGTCATTATGTAAAAATATTAATGGACGAAATTTTTGGAGAAGATAATTTTAAAAATGAAATAATATGGCATTATAGTTGGGGAAGTCGTATAGAAACTCAATGGAATAAAAAACATGATACATTATACATGTATTCAAAATCTGAAAAATTTTATTTTAATGCAAATGAAGTGTTAGAAGAAAGAATAATTTCAGAAAAAACAAAAAATCGTTTAAAATATAAAGGAGCAATGATTACTGATAGAAATAAAGGAAGAGGTGATCAGGAAAAAGCACTTCCTACAGATGTTTGGTACATAGCAACTATAAATGGAATGGCAATGGAAAAAGTGGATTATTCAACTCAAAAACCAGAAGCATTATTGGAAAGAATAATAAAAGCTTCTTCAAATAAAAATATGATTGTAGCTGACTTTTTTGGAGGATCAGGAGTAACAGCAAAAGTTGCTAATGATTTAGGAAGAAAATTTATTCATTGTGATATAGGTATAAATTCTATTGAAACAACAAGAGATAGATTAAAAGAAACTGGTGCCTCATTTAAAATTATGGATATAAAAGATGGAGTGAATCTATATAGAAATCCTATTCAAACAATGGATAAAATTAAATCTCTTATTCCTGGATTAAAAAATGAAGATTCAGTATCTGAATTTTGGGAAGGAGCAATAAATGATAGTAAATTAGGCTTAGTCCCTGTGTATGTCCCTAATCTTATGGATTCTAGTACAAAACTTCTTGATATAGTTTTAATCAATAAAGTAATTAATTTAGCAATACCTGAACTTCCTGATGAAATAAAAAAGGTAATTATTTATTATATAGATATAATAGATAAAAAAGAAATAAATGATTTTATTAAAGAAAATTTAGGTAGAGAAATTGAAATAGAACTAAGAGATTTAAAAGAAATACTATCAGAAACAGTTGTAGATGATGTATTAGAATATCGTATTTTAAATAATGAAATTGTTATAGATAGTTTTGTTAGTGATAGAATAATAAGAAAAATAAATGAATATAATGAAAAAATGAAAGCCCAATTCATAGTGAAAGGTGGAAAAACTAAATTCATTGAGATTAGTGAAGAGGGACTTGAATTGATAGAAATGGTGTCATTAGATTGTACATCAGACAAAGGTATTTGGCATAGTGATGAGGAAATAAAAATAAATAAATTAGGCTATACTATAGAAAATGGTATAAAAACTAAAAAATTTTGGGATGGGAAAATTAAATTTCTAAAAAGACCACTTAGAATTAAAATAAGGAATATTTCAGGAGATGAAATTATATTTAATGTAATATAA
- the secA gene encoding preprotein translocase subunit SecA: MLVDKITKKLFGTQDEREVKKMRKVVDKINAIEPQFQNYTDGELAAKTAEFKERLAKGETLDDILVEAFATVREAARRILGMRAYDVQLIGGMILHSGNIAEMKTGEGKTLMSTLPIYLNALTGKGVHVVTVNDYLAKRDRDIMSDMFEFLGLNSGVIVANISNEERKRAYNADITYGTNNEFGFDYLRDNMVGELEEKVQRKHNFAIVDEIDSILIDEARTPLIISGAAEETTEWYNTFAEVAKRLKRSYKTEEIKDKKNTVIPDEDWEDYEVDEKSHTVTITDKGIRNVERMLKIDNLYSPEYVELTHFLTQALKAKELFKLDRDYIINEKGEVIIVDEFTGRLMDGRRYSDGLHQAIEAKEKLEVAGENQTLATITLQNYFRMYEKLSGMTGTAKTEEEEFKQIYNLKVIEVPTNRPVIRIDMPDVVYMTTRAKYKAIGDKIKELYEKGQPVLVGTASIQHSEEVSELLKKLRIPHEILNAKHHEREAEIIAQAGRYKTVTIATNMAGRGTDIKLGGDPDSFAAKVAEKGTEEYDEIFKVYQKDCEENKEKVIKAGGLFILGTERHESRRIDNQLRGRAGRQGDPGTSEFYLSLDDDLMRLFGGDKLKSMMKVLNIGEYEEIRHKQISKQIENAQKRIESRNFSSRKSLIEYDDVNNTQREVIYAQRDAVLSNENLKELIFDMIRETVEDTVEMSLSGDSKSDWDFNLLKDKLNEIFEYDMDESLESKSKDEIIDQVYEDLIKRYNEKEEIVGEEVFRRIERYIMLEVLDQKWRQHLKDLTELREGIRLRSYGQRNPIHDYKIVGFEIYNEMIDAIKRETGSFLLKLKLRNEEETANLKHEEAKNLKYEYTEENEAETIETAEEVPQRKLSRRERREMERKNN; this comes from the coding sequence ATGTTAGTAGATAAAATTACAAAAAAATTATTTGGAACACAGGATGAACGTGAAGTAAAGAAAATGAGAAAAGTTGTGGATAAAATAAATGCAATTGAACCACAATTTCAAAATTATACAGATGGAGAACTGGCTGCGAAAACAGCTGAATTTAAGGAAAGACTTGCAAAGGGAGAAACTCTTGATGATATATTAGTTGAAGCTTTTGCAACAGTAAGGGAAGCGGCTAGAAGAATTTTAGGAATGAGAGCCTATGATGTGCAGCTGATAGGTGGAATGATTCTTCATAGTGGAAATATAGCAGAAATGAAAACAGGGGAAGGAAAAACACTGATGTCAACTCTACCTATTTATCTGAATGCGTTGACAGGAAAAGGTGTACACGTAGTAACAGTAAATGACTATCTGGCAAAGCGTGACAGAGATATAATGAGTGATATGTTTGAATTTTTAGGTCTGAATTCAGGAGTTATAGTTGCAAATATTTCAAATGAAGAAAGAAAAAGAGCATATAATGCAGATATAACATATGGAACAAACAATGAATTTGGATTTGATTATCTGAGAGATAACATGGTTGGAGAACTTGAAGAGAAAGTTCAGAGAAAGCATAATTTCGCCATTGTCGATGAGATAGATTCGATTTTGATTGATGAAGCGAGAACACCTCTGATTATATCCGGAGCTGCTGAAGAAACTACAGAATGGTATAATACATTTGCTGAAGTGGCAAAGCGTTTAAAGAGAAGTTATAAGACAGAAGAAATAAAGGATAAGAAAAATACAGTTATTCCTGATGAAGATTGGGAAGATTATGAAGTTGATGAAAAATCACATACTGTTACAATAACAGATAAAGGTATTAGAAATGTTGAAAGAATGCTTAAGATTGATAACCTTTATTCACCTGAGTATGTGGAACTTACACATTTCCTGACACAGGCATTAAAGGCAAAGGAACTGTTTAAGCTTGACAGGGATTATATTATAAATGAAAAGGGAGAAGTAATCATAGTCGATGAGTTTACAGGAAGACTTATGGATGGAAGAAGATATTCTGATGGACTTCATCAGGCTATAGAAGCAAAGGAAAAGCTTGAAGTTGCGGGAGAAAACCAGACACTTGCAACAATTACTTTACAGAATTACTTCAGAATGTATGAAAAATTGTCAGGGATGACAGGTACTGCTAAAACAGAAGAAGAAGAATTTAAGCAGATTTACAACTTAAAGGTTATAGAAGTTCCTACAAATAGACCTGTCATAAGAATAGATATGCCTGATGTGGTTTATATGACAACAAGGGCAAAATATAAAGCAATTGGAGATAAAATCAAGGAACTTTATGAAAAAGGTCAGCCGGTTCTTGTAGGAACAGCTTCAATTCAGCATTCGGAAGAAGTATCAGAATTATTGAAAAAATTAAGAATTCCTCATGAAATACTGAATGCAAAGCATCATGAAAGGGAAGCGGAAATAATAGCACAGGCTGGAAGATACAAAACTGTTACAATTGCAACAAATATGGCAGGAAGAGGAACGGATATAAAACTTGGAGGAGATCCGGATTCATTTGCAGCAAAGGTTGCTGAAAAAGGAACTGAAGAATATGATGAAATTTTTAAAGTGTATCAGAAAGACTGTGAAGAAAATAAAGAGAAGGTAATAAAAGCTGGAGGGCTTTTCATACTTGGAACAGAAAGACACGAAAGTAGACGTATTGACAATCAGCTGAGAGGACGTGCCGGTAGACAAGGAGATCCGGGAACATCAGAATTTTATTTGTCATTAGATGACGATCTTATGAGACTGTTTGGTGGAGATAAACTGAAATCAATGATGAAGGTTCTGAATATTGGAGAATATGAAGAAATAAGACATAAACAGATAAGTAAACAGATAGAAAATGCTCAAAAAAGAATAGAAAGTAGAAACTTCTCATCAAGAAAAAGTTTGATAGAATACGATGATGTAAACAATACTCAGAGAGAGGTTATTTATGCTCAGAGGGATGCTGTATTAAGTAATGAAAATCTGAAAGAACTTATTTTTGATATGATAAGGGAAACTGTAGAAGATACTGTTGAAATGTCTTTAAGTGGAGATTCAAAATCTGACTGGGATTTTAATCTGCTAAAAGACAAACTGAATGAAATTTTTGAGTATGATATGGATGAATCGCTTGAAAGTAAAAGTAAAGATGAAATAATTGACCAGGTATATGAGGATCTTATAAAGAGATATAATGAAAAAGAAGAAATTGTAGGTGAAGAAGTATTCAGAAGAATTGAGAGATATATAATGCTTGAAGTTCTTGACCAGAAATGGAGACAGCATCTGAAAGATCTTACAGAATTAAGGGAAGGTATAAGATTGAGATCATATGGACAGAGAAATCCTATTCATGACTATAAAATAGTAGGTTTTGAAATCTATAATGAAATGATAGATGCCATAAAGAGAGAAACAGGTTCATTCCTTCTGAAATTAAAACTTAGAAATGAAGAGGAAACAGCTAATTTAAAACATGAGGAAGCAAAAAATCTAAAGTATGAATATACTGAAGAAAATGAAGCGGAAACTATTGAAACAGCTGAAGAAGTACCTCAAAGAAAGCTTTCAAGAAGAGAAAGAAGAGAAATGGAAAGAAAAAATAATTAA